The proteins below are encoded in one region of Ornithinimicrobium avium:
- a CDS encoding PH domain-containing protein, whose protein sequence is MTLPDLPPPVGAPVPGPTPPGAARPGEWQRQSARMLLVHPVRILGSFAVPILLATFGFRSGQDGGPPTWLFLLVGATFAVAFGVASWFVTRYRFTDEQVQLRTGLLNRRVLTAPLDRVRSVDVESSVVHRVLGLAKVKIGTGVDDKRIELDGVSNEQAGELRTFLLARSRTTAGTHAQVPDGSPADLQTRPAPDEEDRRTAYPVGGAEDTELARIDWGWLRYAPFSLSSLVVVAGAVGALFQFGDELPVDELDVAQDAWRWVVAQAVLILVSAVVVAVVLGWVVVSTASYVLTWWNLRVVREGRGNLRITRGLLTTHSQTVERAKVRGARMGEPFLLRLVRGAELTALATGVGSGGTTKVLPPAPRDVVTAVGHDLLEEQGPLTMTLVGHGPRARRRIHVRHQWGTLILVAVLAVLTYRVDASWLDRLPGWGPPALLVGLGALSAVVAESAWRNLGHGLTQRHLVVQTGALVRTREALETAGVIGWVVQQSFFQRRQDLCDLVATTAAGGEQVTAPNIPVPLAVELARRATPGMLEGFLA, encoded by the coding sequence GTGACCCTGCCCGACCTGCCGCCGCCGGTCGGTGCGCCCGTGCCGGGGCCGACACCGCCCGGCGCCGCCCGACCCGGGGAGTGGCAGCGGCAGAGCGCGCGCATGCTCCTGGTGCACCCCGTGCGCATCCTCGGCTCCTTCGCGGTGCCGATCCTGCTGGCCACCTTCGGCTTCCGGTCCGGGCAGGACGGGGGCCCCCCGACGTGGCTGTTCCTCCTGGTCGGCGCGACCTTCGCCGTGGCCTTCGGCGTCGCGTCGTGGTTCGTCACCCGCTACCGGTTCACCGACGAGCAGGTCCAGCTGCGCACCGGGCTGCTCAACCGGCGCGTCCTCACCGCCCCGCTGGACCGCGTCCGCAGCGTCGACGTCGAGTCCTCCGTCGTCCACCGCGTCCTGGGTCTGGCCAAGGTCAAGATCGGCACCGGCGTGGACGACAAGCGGATCGAGCTGGACGGCGTGAGCAATGAGCAGGCCGGCGAGCTGCGCACCTTCCTGCTCGCCCGCTCGCGGACGACGGCCGGCACGCACGCGCAGGTGCCGGATGGCTCGCCCGCGGACCTGCAGACCCGGCCGGCTCCCGACGAGGAGGACAGGCGCACGGCATACCCCGTGGGCGGTGCGGAGGACACCGAGCTGGCGCGGATCGACTGGGGGTGGCTGAGGTATGCCCCGTTCAGCCTGTCCAGTCTCGTCGTGGTCGCCGGCGCCGTCGGTGCGCTCTTCCAGTTCGGCGACGAGCTGCCGGTCGACGAGCTGGACGTGGCCCAGGACGCGTGGCGCTGGGTCGTCGCCCAGGCGGTGCTGATCCTGGTGTCGGCGGTCGTGGTCGCCGTCGTCCTCGGGTGGGTCGTCGTCTCCACCGCGAGCTACGTGCTGACCTGGTGGAACCTGCGCGTCGTGCGCGAGGGGCGGGGCAACCTGCGGATCACCCGCGGACTGCTGACCACGCACAGCCAGACGGTGGAGCGGGCCAAGGTGCGCGGTGCGCGGATGGGCGAGCCGTTCCTGCTGCGGCTCGTGCGCGGCGCCGAGCTGACGGCGCTGGCCACCGGAGTCGGCAGCGGCGGCACCACCAAGGTCCTGCCGCCGGCACCGCGGGACGTGGTGACCGCGGTGGGCCACGACCTGCTCGAGGAGCAGGGGCCGCTGACGATGACCCTGGTCGGGCACGGTCCCCGGGCCCGGCGCCGGATCCACGTGCGCCACCAGTGGGGCACGCTCATCCTGGTGGCCGTGCTCGCGGTCCTCACCTACCGGGTGGACGCGTCGTGGCTGGACCGGCTGCCGGGCTGGGGCCCGCCCGCCCTGCTCGTCGGCCTCGGCGCGCTCAGCGCCGTGGTGGCGGAGAGCGCCTGGCGCAACCTCGGGCACGGGCTGACGCAGCGCCACCTCGTCGTGCAGACCGGCGCGCTCGTGCGCACCCGCGAGGCGCTGGAGACCGCCGGCGTCATCGGCTGGGTGGTGCAGCAGTCCTTCTTCCAGCGCCGCCAGGACCTGTGCGACCTGGTGGCCACGACCGCGGCGGGTGGCGAGCAGGTCACGGCGCCGAACATCCCCGTCCCGCTCGCCGTCGAGCTCGCGCGCAGGGCCACCCCGGGAATGCTGGAGGGCTTCCTGGCGTAG
- a CDS encoding tetratricopeptide repeat protein, whose translation MSDFEQTWRELGQPAAGVPQIGLPADDDLDDHARYDRATFLFETRSYSQAAALLEPLATEHPDNAEVLLLQARSFYYSAQLGRAETVLRGMVERWPSDGYAHLLLARTLQRAGRAEEGAPHLKLAEAMGLGD comes from the coding sequence ATGAGCGACTTCGAGCAGACCTGGCGCGAGCTCGGGCAACCTGCCGCGGGAGTGCCGCAGATCGGGCTGCCTGCCGACGACGACCTCGACGACCACGCCCGCTACGACCGGGCGACCTTCCTGTTCGAGACCCGCAGCTACAGCCAGGCCGCGGCGCTGCTCGAGCCGCTGGCGACCGAGCACCCGGACAACGCCGAGGTCCTCCTGCTGCAGGCGCGGTCCTTCTACTACTCCGCGCAGCTGGGCCGGGCCGAGACGGTGCTGCGCGGCATGGTCGAGCGGTGGCCCAGCGACGGCTACGCGCACCTGCTGCTGGCGCGTACTCTGCAGCGTGCCGGCCGCGCCGAGGAGGGCGCCCCGCACCTGAAGCTGGCCGAGGCGATGGGCCTGGGCGACTGA
- a CDS encoding dolichyl-phosphate-mannose--protein mannosyltransferase, with translation MEYLRARLLGPDPSSLPRSDRAAWLGVLLVTVLGGAVRFFRLGHPHELVFDETYYVKQAWSLRLFGYEREVREGLEEPDQLFTHGTPDVFGTAPDLVVHPPVGKWMIALGEMLMGPDSAAGWRLSSAVVGTLSILLLGRIAWHLWHNALLSVAAATLLAADGHHFVQSRIGLLDIFVMWWALLAFFFLLLDREQARRRLAVRWGPWSERIRGRAVPRNPLQRWMRWWGPGLGMRWWRLAAGISLGLCTGTKWSGLYFLAVFGLMTVWWDIGARRTAGAPGWFTGGVVRDGIPAFLTVVPVALVTYVTSWTGWLATTGGWKREWAQDHPATGGLAALVPDPLRSLWAYHQEMYTFHVGLQNEHAWKSNPWSWSVQWRPTLFFSEWPTRGEKGCEVADCVEYIASLGNLFVWWGATLGLLVVAFLWLLGRDWRAGAALAGVVAGWFPWFLYQTRTIYSFYAVAFVPWLVLVVVCCLGLALGPADASRRRRRWGAVLVVGYLTLAVAWFVWYYPVHTAMVIPRHEWKLRMWFDFWT, from the coding sequence ATGGAGTATCTGCGGGCTCGGCTCCTCGGGCCGGACCCCAGCTCCCTGCCGCGCTCGGACCGCGCCGCCTGGCTGGGCGTGCTGCTGGTCACCGTGCTCGGCGGGGCCGTCCGGTTCTTCCGGCTGGGCCACCCCCACGAGCTGGTCTTCGACGAGACCTACTACGTCAAGCAGGCCTGGTCGCTGCGCCTCTTCGGCTACGAGCGGGAGGTCCGGGAGGGCCTCGAGGAGCCCGACCAGCTCTTCACCCACGGCACCCCCGACGTCTTCGGCACCGCCCCCGACCTGGTCGTCCACCCGCCGGTGGGCAAGTGGATGATCGCCCTCGGCGAGATGCTCATGGGCCCTGACTCCGCGGCCGGCTGGCGGCTGAGCTCGGCGGTCGTGGGCACCCTGTCGATCCTGCTGCTGGGCCGCATCGCCTGGCACCTGTGGCACAACGCGCTGCTGTCCGTGGCGGCGGCGACGCTCCTGGCCGCCGACGGCCACCACTTCGTGCAGTCCCGGATCGGGCTGCTCGACATCTTCGTCATGTGGTGGGCGCTGCTGGCCTTCTTCTTCCTGCTCCTCGACCGCGAGCAGGCACGTCGACGGTTGGCGGTGCGCTGGGGACCCTGGTCCGAGCGGATCCGCGGACGAGCGGTGCCGCGCAACCCGCTGCAGCGGTGGATGCGCTGGTGGGGGCCGGGCCTGGGGATGCGCTGGTGGCGCCTGGCCGCCGGCATCAGCCTGGGCCTGTGCACCGGGACGAAGTGGTCCGGTCTCTACTTCCTGGCCGTCTTCGGTCTGATGACCGTCTGGTGGGACATCGGGGCGCGCCGGACGGCGGGTGCACCCGGGTGGTTCACCGGCGGCGTCGTGCGCGACGGCATACCGGCCTTCCTGACCGTGGTGCCCGTCGCCCTGGTCACCTACGTGACCTCCTGGACCGGCTGGCTGGCCACCACCGGGGGCTGGAAGCGGGAGTGGGCGCAGGACCACCCGGCGACCGGGGGCCTGGCGGCCCTGGTCCCCGACCCGTTGCGCTCGCTGTGGGCTTACCACCAGGAGATGTACACCTTCCACGTCGGCCTGCAGAACGAGCACGCCTGGAAGTCCAACCCGTGGAGCTGGAGCGTCCAGTGGCGTCCCACGCTGTTCTTCAGCGAGTGGCCCACCCGCGGGGAGAAGGGCTGCGAGGTCGCCGACTGCGTCGAGTACATCGCCTCGCTGGGAAACCTGTTCGTCTGGTGGGGCGCGACGCTGGGCCTGCTCGTGGTGGCCTTCCTGTGGCTGCTCGGGCGCGACTGGCGTGCGGGGGCGGCGCTGGCCGGGGTCGTCGCCGGGTGGTTCCCGTGGTTCCTCTACCAGACGCGCACGATCTACAGCTTCTACGCGGTGGCGTTCGTGCCCTGGCTCGTGCTGGTGGTGGTGTGCTGCCTGGGCCTGGCGCTGGGGCCCGCGGACGCCTCACGTCGACGACGCAGGTGGGGCGCCGTCCTCGTCGTGGGCTACCTGACCCTGGCCGTGGCCTGGTTCGTCTGGTACTACCCGGTGCACACCGCGATGGTCATCCCGCGCCACGAGTGGAAGCTGCGGATGTGGTTCGACTTCTGGACCTAG
- a CDS encoding succinate dehydrogenase cytochrome b subunit produces the protein MATSTLPASTDRRRSSILLKTIMAASGLFFIAFLLLHMYGNLMILSGREAFDEYAEHLRTFGGAMVPERGALWVMRIGLLVALVAHVGSAVVLWRRAGAARSVRYQVTRRSYGNFYVKAMRWGGLAILAFVIFHLMHFTWQTVTIGEAHASPAARVIDSFSHWWGVGIYVLAMIFLGLHLLHGIWGAAMTLGLNTSLERAENIRLTSIVVTTLIVVGFLIPPFAILFGLVK, from the coding sequence GTGGCCACTTCAACCCTTCCCGCGAGCACGGACCGCAGGCGGTCCAGCATCCTGCTGAAGACGATCATGGCTGCCAGCGGCCTGTTCTTCATCGCCTTCCTGCTGCTGCACATGTACGGCAACCTGATGATCCTCTCGGGGCGCGAGGCCTTCGACGAGTACGCCGAGCACCTGCGCACCTTCGGCGGCGCGATGGTCCCTGAGCGGGGGGCGTTGTGGGTGATGCGGATCGGGCTGCTCGTCGCGCTCGTGGCCCACGTGGGCAGTGCGGTCGTGCTGTGGCGGCGCGCCGGGGCGGCGCGATCGGTGCGCTACCAGGTGACGCGGCGCAGCTACGGCAACTTCTACGTCAAGGCCATGCGGTGGGGCGGGCTGGCGATCCTGGCCTTCGTGATCTTCCACCTGATGCACTTCACCTGGCAGACGGTGACGATCGGCGAGGCGCACGCCAGCCCGGCGGCCAGGGTGATCGACAGCTTCAGCCACTGGTGGGGTGTGGGCATCTACGTGCTGGCGATGATCTTCCTGGGGCTGCACCTGCTGCACGGGATCTGGGGGGCGGCGATGACCCTCGGTCTGAACACCTCGCTGGAACGGGCCGAGAACATCCGCCTGACCAGCATCGTGGTCACCACGCTCATCGTGGTCGGCTTCCTGATCCCGCCCTTCGCCATCCTCTTCGGCCTCGTCAAGTAA
- a CDS encoding fumarate reductase/succinate dehydrogenase flavoprotein subunit has protein sequence MTDQLIDGLYREGEPIADTKAPDVPVPEMWTRRKFDAALVNPANRRKLDVIIVGTGLAGASAGATLGEAGYNVKSFCYQDSPRRAHSIAAQGGINAAKNYKDDGDSVYRLFYDTEKGGDYRSRETNTYRLAEVSAGIIDQCVAQGVPFAREYGGLLDNRSFGGVQVSRTFYARGQTGQQLLIGAYQALERQIAAGTVQMFARHEMLELVVVDGRARGIIARDLVSGEIETHMADAVVLASGGYGNVFYLSTNAMGSNVTAAWRAHRKGAYFANPCYTQIHPTCIPQSGEHQSKLTLMSESLRNDGRIWVPKNAEDCDKDPRQIPPEDRDYYLERIYPAFGNLVPRDIASRQAKNMCDEGRGVGPEVDGVRRGVYLDFAAAIERMGEEAVRAKYGNLFEMYEQITGDNPYQVPMRIYPAVHYTMGGLWVDYDLEASIPGLFVAGEANFSDHGANRLGASALMQGLADGYFVLPNTIRAYLAKGPFEKVAEDHPDVQDARRSVSDRVERFLSVGGTRSVDSYHKELGKIMWEKCGMERTDAGLREAIEQVRALRQDFWDNVRVLGTADGLNQSLEKAGRVADFLEMGELMCIDALHRRESCGGHFRAESQTEDGEALRHDDEFAYVAAWEWGGDGGTPVLHKEDLTFKAIELKQRSYK, from the coding sequence ATGACTGACCAGCTGATCGACGGCCTCTACCGCGAGGGCGAGCCGATCGCCGACACCAAGGCCCCGGACGTCCCGGTCCCGGAGATGTGGACCCGGCGCAAGTTCGACGCGGCCCTGGTCAACCCGGCCAACCGGCGCAAGCTCGACGTGATCATCGTCGGGACCGGCCTGGCCGGCGCCTCGGCGGGGGCGACCCTCGGCGAGGCCGGCTACAACGTCAAGTCCTTCTGCTACCAGGACAGCCCGCGGCGCGCGCACTCGATCGCCGCCCAGGGCGGGATCAACGCGGCGAAGAACTACAAGGACGACGGCGACTCGGTCTACCGCCTCTTCTACGACACCGAGAAGGGCGGGGACTACCGCTCGCGGGAGACCAACACCTACCGGCTGGCCGAGGTGTCCGCGGGCATCATCGACCAGTGCGTGGCCCAGGGCGTGCCCTTCGCCCGCGAGTACGGCGGCCTGCTCGACAACCGCTCCTTCGGCGGCGTGCAGGTCTCCCGCACCTTCTACGCGCGCGGCCAGACCGGCCAGCAGCTGCTCATCGGCGCCTACCAGGCGCTGGAGCGGCAGATCGCGGCGGGCACGGTCCAGATGTTCGCGCGCCACGAGATGCTCGAGCTGGTCGTCGTCGACGGGCGGGCCCGCGGCATCATCGCCCGCGACCTGGTCAGCGGCGAGATCGAGACGCACATGGCCGACGCGGTCGTGCTGGCCAGCGGCGGCTACGGCAACGTCTTCTACCTGTCGACCAACGCGATGGGCTCCAACGTCACCGCGGCGTGGCGGGCGCACCGCAAGGGCGCCTACTTCGCCAACCCGTGCTACACCCAGATCCACCCGACCTGCATCCCCCAGTCCGGGGAGCACCAGTCCAAGCTGACGCTGATGAGCGAGTCGCTGCGCAACGACGGCCGCATCTGGGTGCCGAAGAACGCCGAGGACTGCGACAAGGACCCGCGGCAGATCCCGCCGGAGGACCGCGACTACTACCTGGAGCGCATCTACCCGGCCTTCGGCAACCTGGTGCCCCGCGACATCGCCTCGCGCCAGGCCAAGAACATGTGCGACGAGGGTCGCGGCGTCGGCCCGGAGGTCGACGGCGTCCGGCGCGGCGTCTACCTGGACTTCGCGGCGGCGATCGAGCGGATGGGCGAGGAGGCGGTCCGCGCCAAGTACGGCAACCTCTTCGAGATGTACGAGCAGATCACCGGCGACAACCCCTACCAGGTGCCGATGCGCATCTACCCGGCCGTGCACTACACGATGGGCGGGCTGTGGGTCGACTACGACCTCGAGGCGAGCATCCCGGGCCTGTTCGTCGCCGGCGAGGCCAACTTCTCCGACCACGGCGCCAACCGGCTGGGGGCCTCGGCGCTGATGCAGGGTCTGGCCGACGGTTACTTCGTGCTGCCCAACACGATCCGCGCCTACCTGGCCAAGGGTCCCTTCGAGAAGGTCGCGGAGGACCACCCCGACGTGCAGGACGCGCGCCGCTCGGTCTCGGACCGGGTGGAGAGGTTCCTGTCCGTGGGTGGCACCCGCAGCGTCGACTCCTACCACAAGGAGCTCGGCAAGATCATGTGGGAGAAGTGCGGGATGGAGCGCACCGACGCCGGGCTGCGCGAGGCCATCGAGCAGGTCCGCGCGTTGCGCCAGGACTTCTGGGACAACGTGCGGGTGCTCGGCACCGCCGATGGCCTGAACCAGTCCCTGGAGAAGGCCGGCCGGGTGGCCGACTTCCTCGAGATGGGCGAGCTGATGTGCATCGACGCCCTGCACCGGCGCGAGTCCTGCGGCGGCCACTTCCGCGCCGAGTCCCAGACCGAGGACGGCGAGGCGCTGCGGCACGACGACGAGTTCGCCTACGTCGCCGCCTGGGAGTGGGGCGGGGACGGCGGCACCCCGGTCCTGCACAAGGAAGACCTGACCTTCAAGGCCATCGAGCTCAAGCAGAGGAGCTACAAGTGA
- a CDS encoding succinate dehydrogenase/fumarate reductase iron-sulfur subunit encodes MKLALSIWRQDGPRAKGRMVRYDIDGVSEDSSFLEMLDMLNEQLIEEGEEPVAFDSDCREGICGMCGVVVNGSAHGPERTTTCQLHMRSFKDGDEIVIEPWRADPFPVIKDLVVDRSAFDRIIQAGGFVSVNTGAAPDAHAVPVPKEHADRAFMAAECIGCGACVAACPNGSASLFMGAKITHLGELPQGQPERDARAVAMTEQHDHEGFGGCTNLGECTRACPKGIPLNVISQMNGDVRRAGYGHR; translated from the coding sequence GTGAAGCTCGCCCTCAGCATCTGGCGGCAGGACGGTCCCCGAGCCAAGGGGCGGATGGTCCGCTACGACATCGACGGGGTCTCCGAGGACAGCTCGTTCCTGGAGATGCTCGACATGCTCAACGAGCAGCTCATCGAGGAGGGCGAGGAACCGGTCGCCTTCGACTCCGACTGTCGCGAGGGCATCTGCGGGATGTGCGGCGTCGTGGTCAACGGCTCGGCCCACGGGCCGGAGCGGACGACCACCTGCCAGCTGCACATGCGCTCCTTCAAGGACGGCGACGAGATCGTCATCGAGCCGTGGCGCGCGGACCCCTTCCCGGTGATCAAGGACCTGGTCGTCGACCGCAGCGCCTTCGACCGGATCATCCAGGCCGGCGGCTTCGTCTCGGTCAACACCGGTGCCGCCCCCGACGCCCACGCCGTGCCGGTCCCCAAGGAGCACGCCGACCGGGCCTTCATGGCGGCCGAGTGCATCGGCTGCGGCGCCTGCGTGGCGGCCTGTCCCAACGGGTCGGCCTCGTTGTTCATGGGTGCCAAGATCACCCATCTGGGCGAGCTGCCGCAGGGCCAGCCGGAGCGCGACGCGCGCGCGGTGGCGATGACCGAGCAGCACGACCACGAGGGCTTCGGCGGCTGCACCAACCTCGGCGAGTGCACCCGCGCCTGCCCCAAGGGCATCCCGCTCAACGTCATCTCGCAGATGAACGGCGACGTCCGCCGCGCCGGCTACGGGCACCGCTGA
- the rsmI gene encoding 16S rRNA (cytidine(1402)-2'-O)-methyltransferase, which yields MTTGALVLAATPIGDPRDASPRLLQELSGADVVAAEDTRRLRRLAERLGVRVGGEVVSYHEHNEASRTPDLLARIAAGDRVVLVTDAGMPSVSDPGYRLVSACVEEGLPVTGVPGPSAVLMALALSGLPVDRFCFEGFPPRRQGERARVLAALAAEPRTMVFFEAPHRLAATLTAMASALGEDRPAAVCRELTKTYEEVRRGGLAELATWAAEGVRGEITVVVAGADPLAGGPQEAKDVIPQVLARVAAGERLKDVCRDVAAATGLSVKELYDGALAAR from the coding sequence ATGACCACCGGAGCCCTCGTCCTGGCCGCCACCCCGATCGGGGACCCGCGGGACGCCAGCCCCCGGCTGCTGCAGGAGCTGTCCGGGGCGGACGTCGTCGCGGCCGAGGACACCCGGAGGCTGCGCCGGCTGGCCGAGCGGCTCGGGGTCCGGGTCGGCGGCGAGGTCGTCAGCTACCACGAGCACAACGAGGCCTCCCGCACGCCCGACCTCCTCGCCCGGATCGCCGCCGGGGACCGGGTGGTGCTGGTCACCGACGCGGGCATGCCGTCCGTCTCCGACCCCGGCTACCGGCTCGTCTCCGCGTGCGTCGAGGAGGGGCTGCCGGTCACCGGCGTGCCCGGCCCGTCGGCGGTCCTCATGGCGCTGGCCCTGTCCGGGCTGCCGGTCGACCGGTTCTGCTTCGAGGGCTTCCCGCCCCGCAGGCAGGGGGAGCGCGCACGGGTCCTGGCCGCGCTGGCCGCCGAGCCGCGCACGATGGTCTTCTTCGAGGCGCCGCACCGGCTCGCGGCGACGCTGACGGCGATGGCCTCCGCGCTGGGGGAGGACCGGCCGGCGGCCGTGTGCCGGGAGCTGACCAAGACCTACGAGGAGGTCCGCCGCGGAGGGCTCGCCGAGCTCGCGACCTGGGCCGCCGAGGGCGTCAGGGGGGAGATCACCGTCGTGGTGGCGGGGGCGGACCCGCTGGCGGGCGGGCCGCAGGAGGCGAAGGACGTCATCCCCCAGGTGCTGGCGCGGGTGGCGGCCGGCGAGCGGCTCAAGGACGTGTGCCGGGACGTCGCCGCGGCGACCGGCCTGTCGGTCAAGGAGCTCTACGACGGCGCCCTCGCCGCCCGCTGA
- a CDS encoding SPFH domain-containing protein gives MTEPTTQPQTDESTGGEPAGRPVGPDGTRVDITERRAWSVDGFGGLVLALALLGVGVWQFAVGAIAADAGEGGAAGLTIGSILALVAILLLASLTIVAPGHTKVVQFFGRYIGTVRRPGLRMTVPLSTRKNVSVRVHNFETHELKVNDADGNPINIAAIVVWQVADTARATFSVEEYEDFVAVQAESALRHVAMSHPYDADASAVSLRGDTDVISGELATEVAERITLAGLEVIEVRISALAYAPEIAQAMLQRQQASAIIAAREKIVEGAVGMVENALHRLEDKGLVDLDDERRAAMVSNLLVVLCSERGTTPVVNAGSLYA, from the coding sequence ATGACCGAGCCGACCACGCAGCCGCAGACGGACGAGTCCACGGGCGGCGAACCCGCGGGCCGCCCGGTCGGTCCCGACGGGACCCGCGTCGACATCACCGAGCGCCGCGCCTGGTCGGTCGACGGCTTCGGCGGGCTGGTGCTCGCGCTCGCCCTGCTGGGGGTGGGCGTGTGGCAGTTCGCCGTGGGGGCGATCGCGGCCGACGCGGGCGAGGGCGGGGCCGCCGGCCTCACCATCGGCAGCATCCTGGCCCTGGTCGCGATCCTGCTCCTGGCCTCGCTGACGATCGTCGCCCCCGGGCACACCAAGGTCGTCCAGTTCTTCGGCCGCTACATCGGGACGGTGCGCCGGCCCGGGCTGCGGATGACGGTGCCGCTGAGCACCCGCAAGAACGTCTCGGTGCGCGTGCACAACTTCGAGACCCACGAGCTCAAGGTCAACGACGCCGACGGCAACCCGATCAACATCGCCGCGATCGTCGTCTGGCAGGTCGCCGACACCGCCCGCGCCACCTTCTCGGTGGAGGAGTACGAGGACTTCGTCGCCGTCCAGGCCGAGTCGGCGCTGCGCCACGTGGCGATGAGCCACCCCTACGACGCCGACGCCTCGGCGGTCAGCCTGCGCGGCGACACCGACGTCATCTCCGGAGAGCTGGCCACCGAGGTGGCCGAGCGCATCACCCTCGCCGGCCTGGAGGTCATCGAGGTGCGGATCTCGGCGCTGGCCTACGCCCCGGAGATCGCCCAGGCCATGCTGCAGCGCCAGCAGGCCTCGGCGATCATCGCCGCCCGCGAGAAGATCGTCGAGGGCGCGGTCGGCATGGTGGAGAACGCCCTGCACAGGTTGGAGGACAAGGGGCTCGTGGACCTCGACGACGAGCGCCGCGCGGCGATGGTCTCCAACCTGCTCGTGGTGCTCTGCTCCGAGCGCGGGACGACCCCCGTCGTCAACGCGGGGTCGCTCTACGCCTGA
- a CDS encoding DUF4126 domain-containing protein: MLAALTGAGLSAAAGLNAYIPFLLVALIARFTDVITLPHQYAWIESNWAIGIAAALLLSEVVLDKVAVVDHLNDAVGTFVRPATGGLIFAATTAAEDFEKSSSFLADNPWVGVLLGIITAGIVHTGKAVTRPVVNVGTAGLGTPVVSAAEDGASVTLSLVAIFLPVLVIFLLLLLLWGGFALWRRRWQRRRRRDQLMADAGYS; encoded by the coding sequence ATGCTCGCTGCCCTCACCGGAGCCGGCCTGTCCGCGGCCGCGGGGCTGAACGCCTACATCCCGTTCCTCCTCGTGGCGCTGATCGCCCGGTTCACCGACGTCATCACCCTGCCGCACCAGTACGCCTGGATCGAGTCCAACTGGGCGATCGGGATCGCGGCGGCGCTGCTGCTCTCCGAGGTGGTCCTCGACAAGGTCGCGGTCGTCGACCACCTCAACGACGCCGTGGGCACCTTCGTGCGCCCGGCGACAGGGGGGCTGATCTTCGCCGCGACCACGGCGGCGGAGGACTTCGAGAAGAGCTCCTCGTTCCTGGCCGACAACCCCTGGGTGGGCGTCCTGCTCGGCATCATCACCGCCGGGATCGTGCACACCGGCAAGGCGGTCACCCGGCCGGTCGTCAACGTCGGCACCGCCGGGCTCGGGACGCCGGTCGTCTCCGCGGCCGAGGACGGCGCGTCGGTGACGCTGAGCCTGGTGGCGATCTTCCTGCCGGTGCTCGTCATCTTCCTGCTGCTGCTCCTGCTGTGGGGCGGCTTCGCCCTGTGGCGACGGCGCTGGCAGCGTCGCAGGCGTCGCGACCAGCTGATGGCCGACGCCGGCTACAGCTGA
- a CDS encoding SigE family RNA polymerase sigma factor, translating into MQTKDEDDAAYVEFVDASRSTLLAYAWLLTGEGSAAEDLVQETFVRVYVRWRKVRDGQPLAYGRKVLSNLHTDRWRSRRREVLRGEVPETAYTCDPMTTDLVRALQRLSPRERECVVLRHYLDLSEKETAATLAISVGSVKSYTSKGLAGLRPLLAVTEVERHV; encoded by the coding sequence GTGCAGACCAAGGATGAGGACGACGCGGCATACGTCGAGTTCGTCGACGCGTCCAGATCGACGCTGCTCGCCTACGCCTGGTTGCTCACCGGCGAGGGGAGCGCCGCCGAGGACCTGGTCCAGGAGACCTTCGTGCGGGTCTACGTCCGGTGGCGCAAGGTGCGCGACGGGCAGCCGCTGGCCTACGGGCGCAAGGTCCTGAGCAACCTGCACACCGACCGGTGGCGCTCGCGCCGTCGCGAGGTGCTGCGGGGGGAGGTGCCGGAGACGGCATACACCTGCGACCCGATGACCACGGACCTGGTGCGCGCGCTGCAGCGGCTGTCGCCGCGGGAGCGCGAGTGCGTGGTGCTGCGGCACTACCTGGACCTGTCCGAGAAGGAGACCGCCGCCACGCTGGCGATCAGCGTGGGCAGCGTCAAGAGCTATACGTCCAAGGGGCTGGCGGGACTGCGCCCGCTGCTCGCCGTGACCGAGGTGGAGCGTCATGTCTGA
- a CDS encoding DUF3037 domain-containing protein, translating into MTTVDYQYVVLRLVPRVEREEFVNVGVVLYSQEADFLEAAFELDGARVLALAPDLDLDAVRAALETVCRVAAGERSPGTPPPGRPGPRFGWLSAPRSTIVQPGPVHGGTTQDPAATLEHLVGVLVRTR; encoded by the coding sequence GTGACCACCGTCGACTACCAGTACGTCGTCCTGCGCCTCGTCCCCCGCGTCGAGCGCGAGGAGTTCGTCAACGTCGGAGTGGTGCTCTACAGCCAGGAGGCGGACTTCCTTGAGGCCGCCTTCGAGCTGGACGGGGCGCGGGTGCTCGCGCTGGCGCCGGACCTCGACCTCGACGCGGTGCGCGCCGCGCTGGAGACGGTATGCCGTGTCGCCGCCGGCGAGCGCTCCCCCGGCACCCCGCCGCCGGGGCGCCCCGGGCCGCGGTTCGGCTGGCTGAGCGCTCCACGGAGCACCATCGTGCAGCCCGGGCCGGTGCACGGCGGGACGACGCAGGACCCTGCCGCCACGCTGGAGCACCTCGTGGGCGTGCTGGTGCGAACGAGGTGA